The following proteins come from a genomic window of Candidatus Sericytochromatia bacterium:
- a CDS encoding diiron oxygenase, protein MTTHLIDPQVLHRQATQRPLDVDGLPWQLGVSKDAWWGPECIGYLYHSPSYERLGDAERRAGARVTAVAKVENFIYFEEHLLGPIAQRVLDRPKRYRLPEDVAACLQDFVDEEAKHTEMFWRLLEAAEPETYASRTLQIYGRHPGARLLATALEGGPGFFVFWIWLAMLVEERSLDLYRKYHQDPRVDPLFKAVYHAHMVDETRHVSIDMHLLTHLWERAPMWQRRLNVVLLDHVAGQMTAPRVAPRVMLEAILREAPALRAHRVEFERDLASLAQNQAFQRTHFSRDAMPRTFAAMDHYPEFALARRGLPAYVRESA, encoded by the coding sequence GTGACCACCCACTTGATTGATCCCCAGGTCCTGCATCGTCAGGCCACCCAACGACCGCTGGACGTGGATGGCTTGCCCTGGCAACTGGGGGTCTCCAAGGATGCCTGGTGGGGGCCGGAATGCATTGGCTACCTGTATCATTCGCCCTCATACGAGCGGCTGGGCGATGCAGAACGTCGAGCCGGAGCGCGTGTCACGGCGGTGGCCAAGGTCGAAAACTTCATATATTTCGAGGAACATCTGCTGGGCCCGATTGCGCAGCGTGTGCTGGATCGGCCCAAGCGTTACCGCTTGCCGGAAGATGTGGCGGCGTGTCTCCAGGACTTCGTCGACGAAGAGGCCAAGCACACCGAGATGTTCTGGCGCCTGCTGGAGGCGGCCGAACCTGAAACTTACGCAAGTCGCACCCTCCAAATTTACGGGCGCCATCCAGGCGCCCGGCTGCTTGCGACCGCGTTGGAGGGAGGACCAGGCTTCTTTGTTTTCTGGATCTGGCTCGCCATGCTCGTCGAGGAGCGCTCCCTCGACCTGTATCGCAAGTACCACCAGGACCCCCGCGTGGATCCGCTGTTCAAGGCGGTCTATCACGCTCACATGGTGGATGAGACGCGTCACGTGTCGATCGACATGCACCTGCTCACGCATCTCTGGGAACGAGCGCCGATGTGGCAACGGCGTCTGAATGTCGTCTTGCTCGACCACGTCGCTGGCCAGATGACGGCCCCACGCGTGGCACCGCGGGTCATGCTCGAGGCCATCTTGCGCGAGGCCCCCGCACTGCGCGCGCATCGTGTCGAATTTGAACGGGACCTCGCCTCTCTGGCCCAAAATCAGGCGTTTCAACGGACGCACTTCTCTCGTGATGCCATGCCCCGGACCTTTGCGGCCATGGATCATTACCCCGAGTTCGCGCTGGCGCGTCGTGGTTTACCGGCTTATGTTCGCGAATCGGCGTGA